Proteins encoded in a region of the Candidatus Moanabacter tarae genome:
- the gltS gene encoding Ferredoxin-dependent glutamate synthase 2, with amino-acid sequence MIRKFTNPSPLYSWEYEHDSCGVGFIANIRGERSHTIIDRAVVGLKNLAHRGAIDADAVTGDGSGILTQIPYELFREFLKSKGKQLFRESDLAICVVFLPRDDEYAEAHGRKIIRDAIDGEDLAFLAWREVPVNPTCLGKTAEMSRPLILQALVGRKEKEEKEESLTETEEAEAFERSCFLAMKMAEKRAAEENFEDFYIVSFSSRTITYKGLLSAPQIHRFFLDLRSPLYTCAFAIFHQRFATNTIPDWTRAQPYRMLAHNGEINTIRGNRNLMRARGFASSVGIWDDRFADLHPIIQPEMSDSASFDNALQLIALSGRSSVESISMMMPASWEKDKGLAQKVRDFYHFHSTMIEPWDGPCAIVFTDGRFVGASLDRSGLRPLRYKVFDDGTIVMASEAGIIPDWGAKVVTNGRLGPSRMVTVDLKEKKLLEDGDRQSYLANLADFGKWCKNSLHNLHDLSKAHAEYEEISLEPETLEELQIVFGYHLDERELVLMPMAETGMEPLGSMGDDTPLAVLSRRPRLIYSYFKQLFAQVTNPAIDSTREHLMMSLNMYLGGRLELFEVKELPHDREFLELDTPILMDHEYWGIYSTNFLRGRILKLDAVFEASEGKGSLETEIQVLRKRARTAVAMEGVRVIVVSDRKVNENKAPIPMLLAVGAVHQELVRTGQRLKADIVAETGEVRDVHQVACLVGFGANAVHPYLALDVVRTLISRQETGGVKIEEGLGNYRNALNKGLLKIMSKMGIGTLFSYQGAQIFEAIGLDKKLVEDCFYGTPSPIGGISYEEIAEEVLVRHGNAYARGIEPVAVESDGYFKAKRNGGEFHNLNPKVVSGMNKFLRKSGFEGFEIFKTASDEHVPVAPRDLLKLRFPNEEILLGNVESVEEIRRRFTTAGMSLGALSPEAHECLAIAMNSIGGKSNCGEGGEDPKRFSPLETGENANSAIKQVASGRFGVTAEYLANAKEIEIKIAQGAKPGEGGQIPGHKVSEVIARLRYSVPGVPLISPPPHHDIYSIEDLAQLIFDLKEVNPRAKVCVKLVSSSGVGTIAVGVTKAYADIILVSGHEGGTGASPLSSIKNAGSAWEIGISEVHQILMMNGLRNRVILRTDGGMRTGRDIVIAAILGAEEYNFGTAALIAAGCAMFRVCHLNTCPVGVATQEEKLREKFRGKAENVVRFFNAVAEDVRRYLAKLGYSRLEDIIGRTDLVEQVEDPENPKTKKIDLSPILFNPDLSGDFPRVNTRSRNDSPGHEGSLDHQLLQDARSAILQKSSRYVGTYTINNTHRDVGTRLSGEIAYMYGNRGLKPGSLDLTFRGSAGQSFGAFLVPGVHLRLMGEANDYVGKGMHGGQIVVRPSEEETFTWHENFILGNTCIYGATGGFLFAAGSTGQRFAVRNSGATAVVEGVGDHGCEYMTRGTVVVLGPTGRNFGAGMSGGLAFVYDSDLTFKDRVNLEMVRIEGMQFDEEAEELRKLIDLYANLTGSPYARKVLKDWEGAILRFRKVIPNALSTDTVYPQYQFDIHAQALAV; translated from the coding sequence ATGATTAGAAAATTCACCAATCCGTCTCCCTTGTACAGTTGGGAATACGAACACGATTCTTGCGGGGTGGGGTTTATCGCGAACATTAGGGGTGAGCGGTCTCATACCATTATCGACCGGGCAGTAGTTGGGTTAAAGAATCTGGCTCACCGGGGTGCGATTGATGCGGATGCGGTGACCGGGGACGGTTCTGGAATACTGACTCAGATTCCTTATGAGCTCTTTCGCGAGTTTCTGAAATCAAAAGGCAAGCAACTCTTCAGAGAATCAGATTTAGCGATCTGTGTTGTCTTCTTGCCTCGGGATGATGAGTACGCTGAGGCGCATGGTAGGAAGATTATAAGGGATGCGATTGACGGAGAGGATCTCGCTTTTCTGGCATGGAGGGAAGTTCCTGTAAATCCAACTTGCTTGGGGAAGACGGCAGAGATGAGTCGGCCTCTGATTCTTCAAGCGCTCGTAGGCCGCAAGGAGAAGGAGGAAAAAGAGGAAAGTCTGACTGAAACGGAAGAAGCAGAGGCCTTTGAGAGGAGCTGTTTCTTGGCCATGAAAATGGCTGAGAAGAGGGCGGCCGAAGAGAATTTCGAAGATTTCTACATTGTCAGTTTCTCCAGTCGGACGATCACATACAAGGGACTGTTGAGCGCCCCCCAAATACATCGGTTCTTCCTTGACCTAAGATCTCCCCTCTACACTTGCGCCTTTGCTATCTTTCACCAACGGTTCGCTACTAATACGATACCTGATTGGACACGGGCTCAACCCTATCGAATGTTGGCTCATAATGGAGAGATCAACACCATTCGCGGGAACCGAAATTTGATGCGTGCACGTGGCTTTGCCTCCTCCGTTGGGATTTGGGATGATCGGTTTGCCGACCTGCACCCGATAATCCAGCCGGAGATGAGTGATTCGGCAAGTTTTGACAATGCCCTTCAGCTGATCGCTCTTTCCGGTCGGTCTAGTGTCGAAAGTATATCCATGATGATGCCAGCATCATGGGAGAAAGATAAGGGTTTGGCGCAAAAAGTTAGGGATTTCTATCATTTCCACTCCACTATGATCGAACCGTGGGACGGACCCTGTGCTATTGTATTCACCGATGGGCGCTTTGTGGGTGCATCCCTCGATCGCAGCGGATTACGGCCCCTCCGCTATAAGGTCTTCGATGATGGGACTATTGTTATGGCTTCAGAAGCCGGGATAATTCCCGACTGGGGAGCCAAGGTAGTGACTAATGGCCGACTGGGCCCAAGTAGGATGGTGACGGTAGACCTTAAGGAAAAAAAGCTACTTGAAGATGGCGATCGTCAATCTTACCTAGCGAACCTGGCCGATTTTGGCAAATGGTGCAAGAATTCGCTCCATAACCTACACGATCTCTCAAAAGCCCATGCCGAATACGAGGAGATCTCGCTAGAGCCCGAGACTTTGGAGGAGCTTCAGATAGTATTCGGGTACCACTTGGATGAACGCGAATTGGTCCTGATGCCCATGGCCGAGACTGGGATGGAGCCCCTCGGCTCAATGGGTGACGATACCCCTCTTGCAGTCCTCTCTCGACGACCACGGCTCATCTATTCCTATTTCAAACAGCTATTTGCTCAGGTAACGAATCCGGCAATCGATTCCACCAGGGAGCACCTGATGATGTCGTTGAATATGTATTTAGGCGGCCGCTTGGAATTGTTTGAGGTCAAAGAACTCCCGCACGACCGTGAGTTTCTGGAGTTAGATACCCCAATACTCATGGATCATGAGTATTGGGGTATCTACTCCACAAACTTCCTTCGTGGACGTATTCTAAAGTTGGACGCCGTCTTCGAAGCCAGCGAAGGAAAGGGCTCTCTTGAAACTGAGATCCAGGTTCTTAGAAAGAGGGCACGAACGGCTGTAGCAATGGAAGGAGTGCGTGTTATTGTCGTTTCCGATCGTAAGGTGAACGAAAACAAGGCACCGATCCCAATGTTGTTGGCAGTTGGGGCCGTTCATCAAGAATTGGTTCGAACTGGACAGCGGCTAAAAGCCGATATTGTTGCTGAGACGGGAGAGGTGCGGGATGTTCATCAGGTTGCCTGCCTTGTAGGATTTGGGGCCAATGCTGTTCATCCTTATCTGGCGCTAGATGTAGTCCGGACTCTGATTTCCCGCCAAGAGACTGGGGGAGTCAAAATTGAAGAGGGGTTGGGAAACTATCGTAACGCCCTTAACAAAGGTCTTCTCAAGATCATGTCCAAAATGGGGATCGGAACTCTTTTTAGCTATCAGGGGGCGCAAATTTTCGAGGCAATTGGTTTGGACAAGAAGTTGGTCGAGGACTGTTTTTATGGGACCCCATCTCCAATAGGAGGGATTTCCTATGAAGAGATTGCCGAGGAGGTCCTGGTTAGGCATGGGAATGCATACGCCAGAGGAATAGAGCCAGTAGCTGTCGAATCGGACGGTTATTTCAAAGCAAAGCGCAACGGAGGTGAATTCCACAACTTGAATCCGAAGGTTGTTTCGGGGATGAATAAATTCCTCCGGAAGAGCGGCTTTGAAGGTTTTGAAATCTTCAAAACAGCGAGCGATGAGCATGTTCCTGTGGCTCCAAGAGATCTACTGAAGTTAAGATTCCCTAACGAGGAGATCTTGTTGGGTAATGTGGAGTCAGTTGAGGAAATTCGTCGACGTTTTACTACAGCTGGCATGTCTTTAGGAGCCCTTTCTCCGGAGGCACATGAATGTCTTGCTATAGCGATGAACAGTATCGGGGGAAAGTCGAATTGCGGAGAAGGTGGCGAAGATCCAAAGCGGTTTTCCCCTTTGGAGACTGGCGAGAATGCGAATAGCGCAATTAAACAGGTGGCTAGCGGGCGGTTTGGAGTCACGGCAGAGTACCTAGCGAATGCCAAGGAAATAGAAATCAAAATTGCCCAAGGTGCAAAACCTGGAGAAGGAGGTCAGATTCCGGGTCACAAAGTCTCTGAAGTAATAGCACGCCTCCGTTATAGCGTTCCAGGGGTTCCCCTTATTTCTCCCCCACCGCATCACGACATCTATTCAATCGAGGATCTTGCCCAGCTAATTTTTGATCTCAAGGAAGTTAACCCGCGGGCAAAGGTGTGTGTTAAGTTGGTTTCTAGTTCCGGGGTTGGCACGATAGCGGTAGGGGTAACGAAAGCATACGCTGACATTATTCTTGTTTCAGGACATGAAGGAGGGACTGGCGCTTCGCCTTTATCATCAATTAAAAACGCTGGATCAGCTTGGGAGATTGGGATTTCGGAGGTCCACCAGATTCTCATGATGAATGGCCTTCGTAATCGAGTGATTCTGAGGACCGATGGAGGGATGCGGACGGGGCGTGATATTGTAATCGCGGCGATACTTGGAGCTGAGGAATACAATTTCGGAACCGCGGCCTTGATTGCTGCTGGTTGCGCTATGTTTCGCGTCTGTCACCTCAATACTTGTCCTGTGGGAGTGGCCACCCAGGAGGAAAAGCTTAGGGAGAAATTTCGGGGAAAAGCTGAAAATGTTGTTAGGTTTTTTAATGCGGTGGCGGAAGATGTTCGCCGATATCTGGCAAAATTGGGGTATTCGAGGCTTGAGGATATTATTGGGAGAACTGATCTCGTTGAGCAGGTTGAAGATCCTGAGAATCCAAAAACTAAGAAAATTGATCTTTCACCAATACTGTTCAACCCGGATTTATCAGGGGATTTTCCGAGGGTTAATACGCGCAGTCGTAATGACAGCCCAGGCCATGAGGGGTCCCTCGATCATCAGCTCTTACAGGATGCAAGGAGTGCTATCCTACAGAAAAGTAGCCGTTATGTCGGCACTTACACGATTAACAACACACACCGTGACGTTGGTACGCGCTTATCAGGGGAAATTGCCTACATGTATGGTAACCGAGGATTAAAGCCGGGATCGCTAGATCTTACTTTTCGAGGAAGCGCAGGACAAAGTTTTGGTGCTTTTCTTGTTCCCGGCGTTCACTTGCGGTTGATGGGTGAGGCTAATGACTACGTAGGCAAGGGTATGCATGGTGGCCAAATTGTAGTTCGGCCAAGCGAGGAGGAGACATTCACGTGGCACGAGAACTTCATTTTGGGGAACACCTGTATCTACGGAGCGACGGGCGGGTTTCTTTTTGCTGCTGGGAGCACGGGTCAACGATTCGCAGTCCGAAACTCCGGAGCTACTGCGGTTGTCGAAGGTGTCGGCGATCACGGGTGCGAGTACATGACTCGGGGTACAGTTGTGGTGTTGGGCCCGACGGGGAGGAACTTCGGTGCTGGAATGAGCGGTGGGCTGGCTTTTGTCTACGATTCCGATCTAACTTTTAAGGACCGAGTCAATCTGGAAATGGTGAGGATTGAAGGAATGCAGTTCGATGAGGAGGCCGAGGAATTGCGCAAACTCATTGATCTCTATGCTAATTTGACGGGAAGTCCCTATGCTCGTAAGGTTCTTAAAGATTGGGAAGGGGCCATCCTAAGGTTTCGAAAAGTGATACCGAATGCTCTTTCAACAGACACCGTTTACCCTCAGTACCAATTCGATATTCACGCACAAGCTTTAGCTGTATAG
- the zraR gene encoding Transcriptional regulatory protein ZraR: protein MKEENRETRVLIIDDDAEIRYSINRVLSRGGYSVSLAGSGDEGLKKAENENPDVVFLDNRMEGMSGIETLQRLLDLNPNFVVLIMTAYGTPQTSIEAMKFGAYDYLLKPFDSEKLLGLTARAYQARCNLEKSAGEQYSLIDSDDYKDSIVGNSDAMQAVYKTIGQVAASDVTVLISGESGTGKELVAKCICNHSLRGEKSYVAVNCAALPDNLIESELFGHERGSFTGATAQKIGKFELCDGGTIFLDEVGDMSPLTQTKLLRVLQEGEFQRVGGNETIRVDVRVIAATNRDLEEMVVHSKFREDLYYRLNVVRIRLPALRARTEDIPALIDFILRRVSNKGQTRVRAFSEESLSMMMKYDWPGNVRELENVVQHCTVIAQGEIILPDDLPDQILPDGASKNSEISGQGSESGPPLDREQHGVLSAGSELDNASSLLSEMVEIDRNSSRSMFESVEEISLDSESDAAYDRVFAELRRQSDQSILRTLEIEMIHRALKETGGNHVKASALLGITRATLRKRIEQYSIRY from the coding sequence ATGAAGGAGGAGAATAGAGAGACTCGCGTCCTTATAATCGATGACGATGCCGAGATTAGGTACTCGATTAATCGGGTGCTTTCCAGAGGCGGATACTCGGTTTCGCTGGCAGGTAGTGGAGATGAAGGTCTGAAGAAGGCCGAAAACGAAAATCCCGATGTTGTCTTTCTTGATAATCGAATGGAAGGAATGTCGGGAATTGAAACCCTTCAGCGCCTTCTCGATTTGAATCCTAACTTTGTTGTTTTGATCATGACCGCTTACGGCACCCCCCAGACTTCAATCGAAGCAATGAAATTCGGGGCCTACGATTACCTTCTGAAACCCTTTGATTCGGAAAAGTTGCTGGGACTTACGGCACGGGCTTATCAAGCCCGTTGCAATCTTGAAAAATCAGCTGGCGAGCAGTACTCACTGATCGATTCGGATGACTACAAGGACAGTATAGTAGGAAACTCAGATGCGATGCAGGCCGTCTATAAGACGATTGGGCAGGTTGCAGCGAGTGATGTTACTGTCCTAATATCCGGAGAAAGTGGGACTGGGAAGGAACTTGTGGCGAAGTGTATTTGTAACCATAGTCTCCGTGGGGAAAAGTCCTATGTAGCAGTCAATTGTGCTGCTTTGCCGGACAATCTCATTGAGAGCGAGCTTTTTGGGCATGAAAGAGGATCCTTCACTGGTGCTACGGCGCAAAAAATCGGGAAATTCGAACTTTGCGATGGCGGAACAATCTTTCTTGATGAAGTTGGCGATATGTCGCCCCTAACTCAAACGAAGCTCTTACGTGTTCTTCAGGAGGGAGAGTTTCAGAGAGTTGGAGGCAACGAGACAATAAGGGTAGATGTAAGAGTAATCGCAGCTACGAACCGGGATCTCGAAGAGATGGTTGTTCATAGTAAGTTTCGGGAGGATCTTTACTATCGTCTTAACGTTGTTCGCATTCGCTTGCCAGCCTTGCGAGCAAGAACTGAGGATATTCCTGCTCTTATCGATTTTATCCTACGCAGGGTTTCTAATAAAGGTCAGACAAGAGTGAGGGCCTTCTCGGAGGAATCGCTATCAATGATGATGAAGTATGACTGGCCGGGAAACGTTAGGGAATTAGAGAACGTCGTGCAGCACTGCACCGTCATTGCACAAGGAGAGATTATCCTCCCTGATGACTTGCCGGATCAGATTCTTCCTGACGGGGCAAGTAAAAATTCGGAGATTAGCGGCCAGGGTTCTGAATCAGGACCGCCCTTGGATAGAGAGCAGCATGGAGTATTATCAGCTGGGTCGGAGTTAGACAATGCGAGCTCCTTGCTGTCAGAGATGGTAGAAATTGATCGTAACTCTTCTCGATCAATGTTCGAGAGTGTAGAAGAAATCAGTTTAGATTCGGAGTCAGACGCTGCTTATGATCGGGTATTTGCTGAACTTCGCCGTCAATCGGACCAATCTATTCTACGTACTCTTGAGATCGAAATGATCCATCGGGCACTCAAAGAAACTGGTGGGAATCACGTAAAAGCATCAGCTCTTCTCGGCATAACACGGGCTACTTTGAGAAAGAGGATAGAACAATACTCCATCCGTTACTAG
- the serC_2 gene encoding Phosphoserine aminotransferase, whose protein sequence is MTSRVYNFSGGPAMLPTQVIERVQAELPDYQEIGASIIEISHRSKEFRELMDETSQLFSDLTNLPSSHQILYMHGGARMHFSALPLNLGARRPSRKALYVVSGYWSKIATEDAKIFGRVETIASSENTHFDRIPNLPDRKIDSNASYLHITSNNTIFGTRWQQFPNTDSLPLIVDATSEILSREVDYSKFGMVYAGFQKNLGPSGLSIAVIHKDLLGFASPSTPPLLNYTLTVEKESLVNTTNTFAIFLANRVLQWLKSQGGIAEVEKINERKAALLYRYLDGTQFYKTFALPEHRSITNVVFDLAKEGLLERLLNEAEKEGLYALKGHRVIGGLRASLYNAMPIEGVKALIEFLDEFERRYG, encoded by the coding sequence ATGACCTCTCGTGTCTATAACTTCAGTGGTGGACCCGCAATGCTTCCAACCCAAGTAATTGAACGGGTTCAGGCAGAATTACCCGACTACCAGGAAATAGGCGCATCTATTATCGAGATCAGTCATCGATCAAAGGAATTTCGTGAACTAATGGATGAGACATCACAACTCTTTAGTGATCTAACCAACCTTCCTAGTTCGCATCAAATTCTTTATATGCATGGCGGTGCTCGTATGCACTTCTCAGCTCTCCCGCTAAATCTTGGCGCCCGACGCCCTTCTCGTAAAGCCCTCTATGTTGTCTCAGGATATTGGTCCAAGATCGCGACCGAAGATGCTAAGATCTTCGGTCGCGTTGAAACAATCGCAAGTAGTGAAAATACTCACTTTGATCGAATTCCTAATCTACCGGATAGAAAGATAGACTCAAACGCTTCCTACCTCCATATCACAAGCAACAATACCATATTCGGAACTCGATGGCAGCAATTCCCCAACACTGACTCCCTTCCACTCATTGTAGATGCTACTTCGGAAATTCTCTCCCGAGAAGTAGATTATTCAAAGTTTGGTATGGTCTACGCGGGCTTCCAGAAAAACCTTGGACCTTCCGGTTTATCAATCGCAGTAATTCACAAAGATTTACTTGGCTTTGCTTCTCCATCGACTCCACCTCTCCTCAACTATACTCTAACCGTAGAGAAGGAATCTCTCGTCAACACGACCAACACATTTGCTATCTTTCTGGCCAATAGGGTCTTGCAGTGGTTGAAGTCTCAGGGAGGAATTGCCGAAGTGGAGAAGATCAACGAGAGGAAAGCAGCCCTTCTTTATAGATATCTCGACGGAACACAATTCTATAAGACCTTTGCCTTACCCGAACATCGTTCAATTACAAACGTAGTATTCGATCTTGCAAAGGAAGGTCTTCTAGAAAGATTGCTGAATGAGGCTGAGAAAGAAGGCCTCTACGCCTTGAAGGGACATCGAGTGATCGGCGGCCTGAGGGCTTCCCTATACAACGCAATGCCAATCGAAGGGGTGAAAGCCCTCATCGAATTCTTGGACGAATTCGAGAGGCGATATGGTTAG
- the serA_2 gene encoding D-3-phosphoglycerate dehydrogenase, producing the protein MKVLVADAISESGLKYLESEPDIEVLNATSVQKSELLKLAIDVDAIIVRSETVVSADLLEVASELKVIGRAGVGLDNIDLEEATQQGVVVMNTPEGNTVATAELTMTHLLCSARPIAQAYMTLNAGEWERKSFSGSELRGKTLGIIGMGRIGGEVAKRAKGFDMQIIGYDPHVTEDRINSLEVDRVELKELFRLADFITVHIPLTDSSRHLIDARALAQMKDGVRIINCARGGIVKEVDLVKALRSGKVAAAGMDVFEKEPLPKDSELRDCPNLVISPHLGASTEEAQESVGLEISKAVTEMLKGGIIRNAVNMPVMDRRTFMIIKPYLDLGSRLGTVLQQIVPERVERLKIVYSGRLSDLNLVPLTRSIQCGFLRRISGRKINEVNAPSYMRRLGITVDFVVSSSGTDYTELVRLEARDVLQNLHSVEGTLMGTNQNPRIVQVNGRSIEVPLEGNLLFLENKDRPGMIGYIGTLLGESWINIGDMSLSRNSIGGLALTALVLDSVPPGDVLGVIEGHDAIRKLNFVEVD; encoded by the coding sequence ATGAAAGTACTAGTTGCAGATGCGATCTCGGAGAGTGGACTGAAATATCTCGAGAGCGAACCTGATATTGAGGTGCTCAATGCAACTTCTGTCCAGAAAAGTGAGCTCCTGAAGTTGGCAATTGATGTCGACGCCATAATTGTAAGAAGTGAGACCGTCGTATCGGCTGATCTTTTAGAGGTTGCTTCCGAGCTAAAGGTTATTGGGCGTGCTGGCGTTGGTTTAGACAACATCGATCTCGAAGAAGCGACCCAGCAGGGTGTTGTCGTTATGAATACCCCAGAGGGTAATACTGTCGCAACCGCGGAGTTGACAATGACTCATCTTCTCTGTTCAGCGCGGCCTATAGCGCAAGCATATATGACACTCAACGCAGGCGAGTGGGAACGGAAAAGTTTCTCCGGCTCCGAACTTCGCGGAAAGACCCTCGGTATAATCGGAATGGGGCGAATTGGAGGTGAAGTGGCAAAGAGGGCAAAGGGATTCGATATGCAGATTATCGGATACGATCCCCATGTAACAGAGGATCGTATCAATTCCCTTGAGGTAGATAGGGTTGAGCTCAAGGAGCTTTTCCGGCTAGCAGATTTTATAACCGTGCACATTCCACTCACCGATTCTAGTCGACACCTAATCGATGCAAGAGCTCTTGCGCAGATGAAGGATGGGGTTCGAATCATTAACTGTGCTCGCGGGGGAATTGTTAAAGAGGTGGATTTGGTTAAAGCACTGCGTTCAGGGAAAGTCGCTGCTGCTGGAATGGATGTTTTTGAAAAGGAACCATTGCCGAAAGACAGCGAACTGCGTGATTGTCCGAATCTGGTTATTTCCCCGCATTTGGGTGCCTCCACGGAGGAGGCGCAGGAGAGCGTGGGGCTTGAAATCTCGAAGGCTGTAACAGAGATGCTCAAGGGAGGAATTATTCGGAATGCGGTAAATATGCCCGTTATGGACAGGCGCACGTTCATGATAATCAAGCCTTATTTGGATCTTGGTTCAAGATTAGGCACCGTTTTGCAACAGATTGTACCTGAAAGAGTCGAAAGGCTGAAGATCGTCTATTCTGGCAGGCTAAGCGATTTGAATCTTGTTCCTCTCACGCGGAGCATTCAGTGTGGATTCCTGCGTCGGATTAGCGGGAGAAAGATTAATGAGGTAAACGCACCGAGCTACATGAGACGGCTGGGAATCACGGTCGACTTCGTTGTATCTAGCTCGGGGACAGACTACACTGAATTAGTCAGGCTTGAGGCACGCGATGTACTGCAGAACCTTCACTCGGTCGAAGGCACTTTAATGGGGACAAATCAGAATCCGCGTATTGTTCAGGTCAATGGTCGTTCCATTGAAGTACCTCTGGAGGGGAATCTTCTCTTTCTCGAGAATAAAGACCGGCCTGGTATGATCGGTTACATAGGCACATTGCTTGGTGAGAGCTGGATCAACATTGGTGACATGTCGCTTAGTCGGAATTCAATAGGGGGTCTTGCTCTAACGGCTCTTGTTCTCGACAGTGTACCTCCCGGCGACGTCCTGGGTGTGATCGAGGGGCACGATGCCATTCGAAAGCTGAACTTTGTCGAAGTGGATTAG
- the atoS gene encoding Signal transduction histidine-protein kinase AtoS, with protein sequence MKTESGPKIVDALYRISSLVNKTENSDEALELILATVIDVLDANRASIALRIPESKNLRIEVSSGNPKPDGKIELEIGQGIAGWVAHHGKPLLVPDVRKDPRYHPLNARTRSEMAVLIEERGATIGVLNVESEEIEAFNESDLKVLALLSNEASKVIGRLWLIQQLRRRALQMEALIRMGQSLVLEIDLQELLQSLTRNALMITDCCLCALYLYESEEELLQLEALTDISGNRDYQETLKLSDSAIGTVILRKRQVEVLDLRKTEEHHFTELIQKEGLISMLASPILYEDTPIGVLNVYTDRPNRFDNEVRTTLATLASLGAAAIHNARLYFRTLESEEKLRRSEKLTTLGFLSAEIAHEIRNPLTVLKLLLESLDLNFETYDPRHTDFNIIKDKLDQLESIVTRVLDFSRSKENDWIELEIHNLIQESLLLMRLKFEQSKVRISSSGGDQPINVRVKRGQLEQVLLNLLLNAVQAMPQGGDIAIRSYLDHSGENAIAVTEISDTGPGIPEASQKKIFESTLLEKTEREGLGLNIVKRIMTSHQGDIEIVSSSSSGTTFKIWLPVGT encoded by the coding sequence GTGAAAACTGAGAGTGGACCCAAAATAGTCGATGCCCTATACCGGATCAGTAGTCTCGTAAACAAAACTGAGAACTCAGACGAGGCACTGGAACTGATCCTTGCTACAGTAATTGATGTCTTAGACGCTAATCGGGCTAGTATAGCCTTAAGGATACCCGAATCAAAAAATCTGAGAATTGAGGTCTCATCGGGAAACCCCAAACCCGATGGGAAGATTGAGCTCGAAATTGGGCAGGGAATTGCCGGATGGGTAGCACATCACGGCAAGCCTCTTTTGGTCCCTGACGTAAGAAAGGACCCTCGCTATCATCCGCTTAATGCGAGAACTCGTTCCGAAATGGCTGTCCTGATAGAGGAGCGAGGGGCAACGATAGGGGTTCTCAATGTCGAAAGTGAAGAGATCGAGGCATTTAACGAAAGCGACTTGAAAGTATTAGCCCTTCTCTCAAATGAAGCCTCGAAGGTAATCGGGAGACTTTGGCTTATTCAACAGCTGCGAAGAAGGGCTTTACAAATGGAAGCATTAATCAGGATGGGGCAGAGTCTGGTTCTGGAAATCGACCTCCAAGAGCTTCTACAGAGTTTGACACGAAATGCGCTCATGATCACCGACTGCTGTCTCTGTGCCCTTTATCTGTACGAGAGTGAAGAGGAGTTGCTTCAATTAGAGGCCCTCACCGATATCTCCGGAAACCGCGACTACCAGGAAACTCTCAAGCTCTCAGATTCAGCAATTGGAACAGTTATCCTTCGCAAAAGACAGGTGGAAGTTTTGGATCTAAGGAAGACGGAAGAACATCACTTTACAGAGCTTATTCAGAAGGAGGGCCTTATATCTATGCTTGCTTCACCGATCCTTTACGAAGATACGCCGATCGGGGTCCTTAACGTTTATACCGATCGTCCAAATCGATTCGACAACGAGGTCCGAACCACCTTAGCCACGCTAGCCAGTTTAGGAGCAGCAGCGATCCATAACGCACGACTTTATTTTCGCACTCTTGAGAGCGAGGAAAAGCTGAGACGGAGCGAAAAACTAACCACACTCGGATTCCTATCAGCAGAAATTGCCCACGAAATTCGCAACCCTCTCACGGTACTAAAGCTCCTTCTAGAATCGCTGGACCTGAATTTCGAAACTTACGATCCCCGTCATACCGACTTCAATATCATCAAGGATAAACTCGATCAATTGGAATCAATTGTCACTCGTGTGCTTGATTTCAGCCGATCCAAGGAGAACGATTGGATCGAACTTGAGATTCACAACCTAATTCAAGAATCGCTCCTTTTGATGAGACTAAAATTCGAGCAGTCTAAAGTGAGAATTTCTTCTTCTGGAGGAGATCAACCAATCAATGTCCGCGTAAAGCGAGGACAGCTCGAACAGGTCTTACTCAATCTTCTACTCAATGCGGTCCAAGCAATGCCACAAGGGGGTGACATTGCCATTCGATCCTACCTCGATCACTCAGGGGAAAACGCGATTGCAGTAACAGAGATTTCGGATACCGGACCGGGGATTCCGGAAGCATCACAGAAAAAGATTTTCGAATCAACCCTTCTAGAAAAAACCGAGCGAGAAGGGCTAGGACTCAACATTGTGAAGAGAATTATGACTAGTCATCAGGGAGACATCGAGATTGTCTCCTCTTCAAGCTCCGGAACAACCTTCAAGATTTGGCTGCCGGTAGGAACCTAA